The genomic stretch CCGGGTCGGGTCTGCACTTCAAGGAGCGGGGAAAACATTCACTCAAGGGACTCCAAGAGCCGATGGAACTCTACGCCGCTTCGCATTGAGCCAGTTTTGCCAATTCTGCTGTTGTGCAAGTTTTCGGATGCCGGCTTGACGAGGCTATCGACGCGCTCCGACGACCGGCGTCCGAAAAGCGCCAAGGCACGAAATCGCGGGAAGTGGGGCACCGGCGGTGCCGCGGGCGCTATGGAGATTTAACCGCGGTACGTGATTTGAGTGCCGGGTAATTTTTCGAAGGGTGTACTGGCCTCGAAGGGATGCACAACTTTGGCGTTATGGCACGAGTGTTGCACAAGTGGGGAAAGCTCCTTTTGCCTCTTATGTGATTTCAAAGAGTTAGGCGTTGTAAAAAGGTCACGTTCGACAACTTCTGCGCGATCAGCCTTGCGACAGCCATGGAGCATCATAGGGCGAACCAATTTTTGAAGACTGCAACAAACCTCAATTTTGTCCAACCGAAACTGTTTCAACCTACTCGTCAAGATGATCACTGCTTCTCCGATTGCACGGTGTTCGTCATTCAAATTCTTGACGATGCAGATGTGGTCTTCCGCATCTCGGACGCGGAATTTGCGGACGTTCTACGTTTCTACCCGCGGCCACCATGCTCGCAGGCAAGCCGCACCGCCTCAACGGGCGAACTATCGCGCAGCGATTTAGTGCTTTGACCCATCTCGGACATTGTGCCGCAGGGTCGCTTCAGCGGCCACCGTTGACAAGCGCGCGAAAAGGGGCGTGGAGTTATCGGACTTGAATAATCGCCGCAATGGGCCTTCTCGCCCGAGAGTCTTCACATCGAGATGTTGTGAGGCCGATGGGAGGTAACCATGAAGAAGTCCACGCTCGCACTGTTACTGCTGGCCTTCACTGCCGATTTTTTGATTCAACTCCCCGCGCGAGTGTTCGCCGGACCTGCTGAGGATGTGCAGGCAGCAATGCAGCTTCTCAAGTCGAAGGCTGCGATGCTGGGTCCACCCAGTGTCAACGGGGACGAGGCAGTCGCCGGCAAGAGTCTCCCAGCTTTACATTTTGGCGCGACCAAGATGAATAACAACTTCGTGCTGGTTGACGATGTCCAGAAGGAAGTGGGGGGGACGGCCACGATCTTTGTTAAGAGCGGCGACGAGTTCGTCCGCGTGGCAACGAACGTCAAGAAGGATGATGGGTCACGGGCGATAGGCACGATTCTTGACCCAAAGGGGAAAGCCATCGCGGCTATTGCGAAGGGCGAAAGCTATTTCGGAGAGGCCGACATTCTGGGCAAGCCTTACGTCACTGGCTATGAACCAATCCGCGATGCAAGCAGCAACGTCATCGGCGTCTATTACGTCGGCTATTTGAAGAACTAGTTAGAGACTTCGTGCTCCGGGTAAACGTGTCGCGGAATTTGCCGCCAGCCGCTCGATCCAAGGAGGAACCAATGAAGCCCATAAACCTGAGCATAATCGCGGGACCCACCGCAGCGATGACACTCGTCAAAACAGCGCTTCTCTCCGGGGTAGTCATGACCTTTGCCCCCGGGGTCGTCCTAGGAGACCCGATCGAAAAGAAGGGGACCACGCCCTACGTGACGCACTTCATTTTTCGGCCGTTGATGAGCATTGACATTGCCGGACTCGGTACGGCCACCACGCTGGAGGCAGTCGGGACGACCCAAAACATGAAGGGAGAGAAGATGCTGGACAAGATGTCAGCACATTGCGCGGCGTTGAACGTTGCGTCCGGCGACAAGAAATATATTGACGGCGCCTGTGTGTTGGCCGACAGCGACGGGGACAAGATTTTCTCGACCTTCGATACTCGAGACCTCGATAAGTCGCAGCCGAAAATGGATTGTGGGACCCATATCATCACCGGCGGCACCGGGAAGTACAAGGGGATCACTGGGAGTGAGCCATTTGCTTGTATAACAATGCCTGCACTGGCTGGTCCGGGCGGCTATTTCGCGATGGACATCCCGCATAACACGACGTGGGAAATCAAATAACAGGAACCTCGATGGTCTTATCGCACGCCCGGCTGCCGGCGCCCGGCCCCAACAACGTTGAATGAGAGCCAAGCCCAACATCCGGGTTATCTTCTTCTGCTGATTTTCATCCGTAGAGCGCAGACTTGCACAGAGCTTGAGAGACATCCTCAGCGTTGTCGATATCGATTTCCCTGCAAACCGCAGGGGGCATCGATGTCCGTTGTTGTGAAGGGTTTCGGATGACGGCCGATCGGGACGATGCGGCGTGCACCGGGGCCGTCGTCCGAAAGCCTCCAATGAAGGAAACCGCGCTGGGGGAACGTGTGGCGGTGCCGCGGGCTTTGACCTATCGGAGCTTGACGCTTGCTGCTGCCGTCATCTGCGAGCACAACTTTTGCGTTATGGCATGAAGGTTGCTAATGGTGGAAAACAGCTTTTGCATTATGTGTAATTTCAAAGGGTTACGTGTGGCAAAAATAGCCCATATTTCAACTTCTGCGTTATGTGCCTGATTGCAAGCTCTGTACCGCATAGGGCGAACCGACATTTCCAAGTTATTGACGCCATCCGGCGAAAATCGTTTTCGCTTTCGTGTTTATACATCACCGGCGGTCATTGCTGCATCTCCGATCGCACCGGTTCGCTTCTTTAAAACCGATCGTTCATGATGCAAATGTCGGCTCGCAACGCCTTCGGCGTGCGCTATGTCTTTGATGGTAGATCCCACGATAGACTTGCTCAACGTTCGTCAGGCTCGCGGATGCTCCTTGGTCCGTCGCCTCCAAGTAACATAAGACGCTTTATCGCTCCATCCGTTGTTGGCACCCCCGCGCCCCACGCCGCAGTGC from Bradyrhizobium sp. Ash2021 encodes the following:
- a CDS encoding Cache 3/Cache 2 fusion domain-containing protein yields the protein MKKSTLALLLLAFTADFLIQLPARVFAGPAEDVQAAMQLLKSKAAMLGPPSVNGDEAVAGKSLPALHFGATKMNNNFVLVDDVQKEVGGTATIFVKSGDEFVRVATNVKKDDGSRAIGTILDPKGKAIAAIAKGESYFGEADILGKPYVTGYEPIRDASSNVIGVYYVGYLKN